The Siniperca chuatsi isolate FFG_IHB_CAS linkage group LG12, ASM2008510v1, whole genome shotgun sequence genome has a segment encoding these proteins:
- the slc9a2 gene encoding sodium/hydrogen exchanger 2, translating to MDLSITRRTGVLLVTFTFLSLLYGARGEISVKPTSGVTILPPVKPDDGPQAYPDPEKAYLPMFTMNYQRIQIPFEITLWVLLASFAKIGFHVYHKITIWVPESCLLISIGLIVGGIMYSVHEEPPAVLTSNVFFLYMLPPIVLDSGYFMPTRPFFENIGTVLWFAVVGTLWNSIGIGMSLFAICQIEAFGVQDINLQENLLFATIISAVDPVAVLSVFEDVSVNEQLYIVVFGECLFNDAVTVVLYNMFTFVAEMPVVESVDVFLGVARFFVVGLGGMGFGILFGFVAAFTTRFTSKVREIEPLFIFMYSYLAYLVAELFTISSIMAIVTCALTMKYYVEENVSQRSCTTIRHVVKMLGSISETLIFFFLGVVTITTEHEWNWGYILFTLLFAFVWRGLGVLVLTQIINPFRTIPFNLKDQFGLAYGGLRGAVSFALVFTLPENIIRKQLFVTATIAIILFTVFLQGISIRPLIEYINVRRTNRNLDTINVEIHCRLMEHTIAGIEDLCGQWSHFYWKDKFMKFNNLILRRILIRDNRAESSIVALYKKLELQNAMEILDTVSGDISAAPSIVSLNEDKKNSAKPKKFLAADLKNMHDILSKNMYKIRQRTVAYTNKHALPNDSRTKEILIRRHTSIRRSLRPGSFQSSVAPKSHKYFSLPAGKSLDSKFPLGRLSYTDDQESMSKVAYSSRRSRIGQPARFSSRAMMPPHMLDTLQEAPSVDMLDKSTGEERGRTGRGMSRTNSSSSDSCIPGPRRHFHSSVDNDSGSAVNFRNGHHEAAEEEEEQQQQQQQQQRWSPSPTWAAEPRDNATRNPLLRQPQWNPKM from the exons ATGGATTTAAGCATTACCAGACGAACAGGAGTGTTGCTCGttactttcacatttttaagtCTTCTGTATGGCGCCAGAGGAGAAATCTCAGTCAAACCAACCAGCGGTGTAACAATTTTGCCCCCGGTTAAGCCCGACGATGGCCCCCAGGCCTATCCAGATCCGGAAAAGGCTTATTTACCTATGTTTACAATGAATTACCAAAGAATACAGATACCATTTGAGATCACTCTCTGGGTGCTGCTGGCTTCATTTGCAAAGATTG GCTTTCATGTGTACCACAAGATCACCATCTGGGTGCCAGAGTCCTGCCTTCTGATCAGCATTGGTCTGATTGTGGGTGGCATCATGTACTCTGTCCACGAGGAGCCCCCCGCTGTGCTCACCAGCAATGTCTTCTTCCTCTACATGCTGCCCCCGATTGTCCTCGACTCGGGCTACTTCATGCCCACCAGGCCTTTCTTTGAGAACATCGGCACG GTGTTGTGGTTTGCAGTGGTGGGGACTCTGTGGAACAGCATCGGCATTGGCATGTCTCTGTTTGCCATATGCCAGATTGAAGCGTTTGGTGTGCAGGACATCAACCTCCAGGAGAACCTGCTGTTTGCCACCATCATCTCGGCCGTGGACCCTGTGGCCGTGCTGAGCGTGTTTGAGGACGTGTCTGTGAACGAGCAGCTCTACATCGTGGTGTTTGGGGAATGCCTCTTCAATGATGCTGTCACTGTG GTGTTGTACAACATGTTCACCTTTGTGGCGGAGATGCCGGTTGTGGAGTCAGTGGATGTGTTCCTGGGGGTGGCAAGGTTCTTCGTGGTCGGGCTCGGTGGGATGGGCTTCGGCATCCTGTTTGGCTTTGTGGCCGCCTTCACCACAAGATTCACCTCCAAGGTCCGAGAAATCGAGCCACTCTTCATATTCATGTACAGCTACCTGGCCTATCTGGTGGCCGAGCTCTTCACAATCTCATCAATAATGGC cATTGTGACCTGTGCCCTCACCATGAAGTACTACGTGGAGGAAAATGTTTCCCAGCGTTCCTGCACAACCATCCGCCATGTGGTCAAGATGCTTGGCTCCATCTCTGAGAccctcatcttcttcttccttggGGTCGTCACCATAACAACAGAACACGAGTGGAACTGGGGCTACATCCTGTTCACATTGCTGTTTGCTTTTGTATGGAGAGGTCTGG GTGTCTTGGTGCTGACTCAGATCATTAACCCTTTCCGGACCATCCCATTTAACTTGAAAGATCAATTTGGTCTGGCCTACGGTGGCCTGCGAGGTGCAGTTTCATTCGCTTTGGTCTTCACTCTTCCTGAAAACATCATCCGCAAACAGCTCTTCGTCACTGCTACCATTGCTATCATCCTCTTCACTGTCTTTCTTCAG GGCATCAGTATTCGACCTTTGATTGAGTACATCAATGTTCGCAGAACCAACCGCAATCTTGACACCATCAATGTAGAGATTCACTGCAGG CTCATGGAGCACACCATAGCTGGCATAGAGGACCTTTGTGGACAGTGGAGCCACTTCTACTGGAAGGACAA GTTTATGAAGTTCAACAATCTAATCCTGCGGAGGATCCTGATCCGAGACAATCGGGCCGAGTCCAGTATTGTGGCGCTGTATAAGAAGCTAGAACTGCAGAACGCCATGGAGATCCTGGACACGGTGTCTGGAGACATCAGTGCTGCTCCGTCCATTGTCTCTCTCAA tGAGGATAAGAAAAACTCTGCTAAACCTAAGAAGTTCCTGGCTGCTGACCTGAAGAACATGCACGACATCCTGTCCAAGAACATGTACAAGATTAGGCAACGG ACTGTGGCATACACAAATAAGCATGCCCTGCCCAACGACAGCCGCACCAAAGAGATATTGATAAGACGCCACACCAGCATCCGCCGCAGCCTCCGACCTGGCAGCTTTCAGTCATCG GTGGCGCCGAAATCTCACAAGTACTTCTCTCTTCCTGCTGGGAAAAGTCTGGACTCAAAATTTCCTCTTGGGAGGCTGAGCTATACAG ATGATCAGGAATCAATGTCAAAGGTGGCCTACTCATCCAGACGCTCTCGGATTGGCCAGCCCGCGCGCTTCTCCTCCAGAGCCATGATGCCTCCACACATGTTGGACACCCTACAAGAGGCGCCCTCTGTTGACATGCTGGATAAAAGcacaggggaggagagaggcaggaCGGGGCGTGGCATGTCCAGAACAAACTCCTCCTCCAGTGATTCCTGCATTCCTGGTCCTCGTCGTCACTTCCACTCCTCTGTTGATAATGACAGCGGCTCAGCTGTTAACTTTAGAAATGGGCATcatgaagcagcagaggaggaagaggagcagcagcagcagcagcagcagcagcagcgttgGTCTCCATCTCCAACCTGGGCTGCTGAACCCAGAGACAACGCAACACGAAACCCTCTGCTCAGGCAGCCTCAGTGGAACCCGAAGATGTAA